From a region of the Streptomyces sp. B21-083 genome:
- a CDS encoding type II toxin-antitoxin system VapB family antitoxin, whose translation MIFKRIGNGRPYPDHGRESTRQWADVAPRPVRLDQLVTTKGQLDLETLLAEDSTFYGDLFAHVVKWQGDLYLEDGLHRAVRAALQQRQVLHARVLEMD comes from the coding sequence GTGATCTTCAAGCGCATCGGAAACGGCCGGCCGTACCCCGACCACGGCCGGGAAAGCACCCGGCAGTGGGCGGACGTCGCGCCGCGCCCGGTCCGCCTCGATCAGCTCGTGACGACCAAGGGCCAGCTCGACCTGGAAACCCTGCTCGCCGAGGACTCCACGTTCTATGGCGACCTCTTCGCGCACGTCGTGAAGTGGCAGGGCGACCTGTATCTGGAGGACGGTCTGCACCGCGCGGTCCGGGCGGCCCTCCAGCAACGCCAGGTGCTGCACGCCCGCGTCCTCGAAATGGACTGA
- the upp gene encoding uracil phosphoribosyltransferase produces MRLHVVDHPLVAHKLTTLRDQRTDSATFRRLADELVTLLAYEATRDVRTEQVDITTPVSSTTGVKLSYPRPLVVPILRAGLGMLDGMVRLLPTAEVGFMGMVRDEETLQASTYATRMPEDLSGRQVYVLDPMLATGGTLVAAIRELIKRGADDVTAVVLLAAPEGVEIMERELAGAPVTVVTASIDERLNEHGYIVPGLGDAGDRLYGAAE; encoded by the coding sequence ATGCGTCTCCACGTCGTCGACCACCCTCTGGTCGCCCACAAGCTCACCACGCTGCGCGACCAGCGCACCGACTCCGCGACCTTCCGCCGTCTCGCCGACGAGCTGGTCACCCTGCTCGCCTACGAGGCCACGCGCGACGTGCGTACCGAACAGGTCGACATCACGACGCCGGTCTCCTCGACCACGGGCGTCAAGCTGTCCTACCCGCGCCCGCTGGTGGTGCCGATCCTGCGGGCCGGCCTCGGCATGCTGGACGGCATGGTCCGGCTCCTGCCGACCGCCGAGGTGGGCTTCATGGGCATGGTGCGCGACGAGGAGACGCTCCAGGCGTCGACGTACGCCACCCGTATGCCGGAGGACCTCTCCGGGCGTCAGGTGTACGTCCTCGACCCGATGCTCGCCACCGGCGGCACGCTGGTCGCGGCGATCCGGGAGCTGATCAAGCGGGGCGCCGACGATGTGACGGCCGTGGTCCTGCTGGCCGCCCCGGAGGGCGTCGAGATCATGGAACGCGAGCTGGCGGGCGCCCCGGTCACCGTCGTGACGGCGTCGATCGACGAGCGCCTGAACGAGCACGGTTACATCGTCCCGGGCCTCGGAGACGCGGGCGACCGGCTGTACGGCGCGGCCGAGTAG
- a CDS encoding tRNA adenosine deaminase-associated protein, translating to MYFAALLARTEDGWEASDKELDDVETLSDLAELAREASPEDDTVLVLIEQEDAWFGVVRIDGEDDPRIYVSDAAAAARSSYGEILLTAELLGRDPDTDEPDLDALDLDGTEDGESDADPDTDEDDEEAGTSAEAVPHGPVGDPEILDDLGVGEKELRALDADDALGAIAEALGAAEVLETVR from the coding sequence GTGTACTTCGCCGCACTGCTCGCGCGCACCGAAGACGGGTGGGAAGCGAGCGACAAAGAGCTCGACGACGTGGAAACCCTGTCGGACCTGGCCGAACTGGCCCGTGAAGCCTCCCCCGAGGACGACACGGTGCTGGTTCTCATCGAGCAGGAGGACGCCTGGTTCGGCGTCGTCCGCATCGACGGCGAGGACGACCCCCGTATCTACGTCTCGGACGCCGCCGCCGCTGCCCGTAGTTCGTACGGCGAGATTCTGCTCACGGCCGAGCTGCTCGGCCGCGATCCCGACACCGACGAGCCGGATCTCGACGCCCTCGACCTCGACGGCACCGAGGACGGTGAGTCGGACGCCGATCCGGACACCGACGAAGACGACGAGGAGGCCGGCACGTCCGCCGAAGCGGTACCGCACGGCCCCGTAGGAGACCCGGAGATCCTCGACGACCTCGGCGTCGGCGAGAAGGAACTGCGCGCCCTGGACGCCGACGACGCGCTGGGCGCGATCGCCGAGGCCCTGGGAGCGGCGGAGGTCCTGGAGACGGTGCGCTGA
- a CDS encoding nucleoside deaminase: protein MRLALAEAERAVLGGDVPVGAVVLAADGTTVLATGHNEREATGDPTAHAEILAVRRAAADLRNSAARWGSPEALSSGGASGKGGGGRRAGEWRLSGCTLVVTLEPCTMCAGALVQSRVDRVVYGARDEKAGAAGSLWDVVRDRRLNHRPEVIGGVLADDCAGLLTTFFRDGR, encoded by the coding sequence ATGCGGCTCGCCCTGGCCGAGGCCGAGCGTGCCGTCCTCGGCGGTGACGTCCCGGTGGGCGCCGTCGTCCTGGCCGCCGACGGCACGACGGTGCTCGCGACCGGGCACAACGAGCGCGAGGCGACGGGCGATCCGACCGCGCACGCGGAGATCCTCGCGGTCCGGCGGGCGGCGGCGGATCTGAGGAATTCAGCGGCGCGCTGGGGGTCCCCCGAGGCGCTCAGCTCTGGGGGAGCCTCCGGCAAGGGTGGTGGCGGGAGACGGGCGGGCGAGTGGCGGCTGTCCGGCTGCACGCTCGTCGTGACGCTGGAGCCCTGCACGATGTGTGCGGGCGCCCTCGTGCAGTCCCGCGTGGACCGCGTGGTCTACGGCGCCCGCGACGAGAAGGCGGGCGCGGCCGGCTCCCTCTGGGACGTCGTACGCGACCGTCGCCTCAACCACCGCCCCGAGGTGATCGGCGGCGTCCTCGCGGACGACTGCGCCGGCCTCCTCACCACGTTCTTCCGCGACGGCCGCTGA
- a CDS encoding LytR C-terminal domain-containing protein has protein sequence MSMLTPPGLGGQYRITGDKYPRMRRPRGRRKFVFGLVASVVALGLIGWGTLQLIDVFTGGGSKATAAGPKTDCTTKAGPTATPPTAVRALPKPGGITVNVLNATPRSGLAKQAADELRKRGFRIGDVGNAPKAYDKKIAGAGMVLGAKSAAEAALPLVGTQLAGAQVKTDTRASATEVDLLIGTAFTALTSKKDADQALAALTGPAPAPSSSPKSC, from the coding sequence ATGAGCATGCTGACTCCCCCCGGACTGGGCGGCCAGTACCGCATCACGGGAGACAAGTACCCGCGGATGCGCCGACCCCGGGGACGCCGCAAGTTCGTGTTCGGACTCGTGGCCTCCGTCGTCGCCCTCGGCCTGATCGGCTGGGGCACCTTGCAGCTCATCGACGTCTTCACCGGCGGCGGCAGCAAGGCCACGGCCGCGGGACCCAAGACGGACTGCACGACGAAGGCCGGCCCCACGGCGACGCCGCCGACGGCCGTCAGAGCGCTGCCCAAGCCCGGTGGGATCACCGTCAACGTGCTGAACGCCACGCCACGCAGCGGCCTCGCCAAGCAGGCGGCGGACGAGCTGCGCAAGCGCGGCTTCCGCATCGGCGACGTCGGCAACGCGCCCAAGGCCTACGACAAGAAGATCGCCGGCGCCGGCATGGTGCTCGGCGCGAAGTCGGCCGCCGAGGCCGCCCTGCCCCTGGTCGGGACCCAGCTCGCCGGCGCCCAGGTGAAGACCGACACACGCGCGTCGGCCACCGAGGTCGACCTGCTCATCGGCACCGCCTTCACGGCCCTGACCAGCAAGAAGGACGCCGACCAGGCCCTGGCCGCGCTGACCGGTCCGGCGCCGGCGCCCTCCAGCAGCCCGAAGAGCTGCTGA
- a CDS encoding helicase HerA-like domain-containing protein — MSDSESVSSATTEPMPPANAPGSPPRAPGSAPALPQPALEIAAGYAFTGPALDLGALLWDGTCLPDAQIRIPLPMLNRHGLVAGATGTGKTKTLQLIAEQLSAQGVPVFLADVKGDVSGISAPGQTGRAGEAHDRVAARAAEVHQKWTATGFPAEFYALGGLGHGIPVRATITSFGPLLLSKVLQLNPTQEQSLGLVFHYADQKGLELVDLKDLRAVVAFLTSDEGKPELKNIGGLSTATAGVILRSLTAFEAQGMADFFGEPEFDTAELLRTASDGRGIVSVLELPAVQDRPQLFSTFLMWLLADLFHDLPEVGDADKPKLVFFFDEAHLLFKDASKAFLDAITQTVRLIRSKGVGVFFVTQTPRDVPADVLAQLGNRVQHALRAFTPDDQKALRATVQTFPNSAYDLEELLTGLGTGEAVVTVLSEKGAPTPVAATRLRAPESLMGPVDAAVLDQAVRSSQLYDRYAQAVDRESAYEKLTAAQTSGGAGGSGGAKGPDEMRPKEPSRSSRPEASRESGESREDPSLVQQVVGSGMFKSLARSLGTQIGREITRSVFGTARRRR; from the coding sequence ATGAGTGACAGCGAGAGCGTGTCATCGGCCACCACGGAGCCCATGCCACCGGCAAACGCGCCCGGCTCGCCACCACGCGCGCCCGGGAGCGCCCCCGCGCTCCCCCAGCCGGCCCTGGAGATCGCCGCCGGGTACGCCTTCACCGGCCCGGCACTCGATCTGGGCGCCCTGCTGTGGGACGGGACATGCCTCCCGGACGCCCAGATCCGTATCCCGCTGCCCATGCTCAACCGGCACGGTCTGGTCGCGGGGGCCACCGGCACCGGCAAGACGAAGACACTCCAGCTGATCGCCGAACAGCTCAGCGCCCAAGGTGTGCCCGTTTTCCTGGCCGATGTGAAGGGTGACGTGTCCGGCATCTCCGCGCCGGGGCAGACGGGACGGGCAGGGGAGGCGCACGACCGCGTCGCCGCCCGGGCCGCCGAGGTGCACCAGAAGTGGACGGCGACCGGTTTCCCCGCCGAGTTCTACGCGCTCGGCGGTCTCGGCCACGGCATCCCCGTGCGGGCCACGATCACCAGTTTCGGCCCGCTGCTGCTGTCCAAGGTGCTCCAGCTCAACCCCACCCAGGAGCAGTCGCTCGGCCTGGTCTTCCACTACGCCGACCAGAAAGGGCTGGAACTGGTCGACCTGAAGGACCTGCGGGCCGTCGTCGCGTTCCTCACCTCCGACGAGGGCAAGCCCGAGCTGAAGAACATCGGCGGGCTCTCGACCGCCACGGCCGGGGTGATCCTGCGTTCCCTCACCGCCTTCGAGGCGCAGGGCATGGCGGACTTCTTCGGCGAACCGGAGTTCGACACGGCGGAGCTGCTGCGCACGGCCTCGGACGGCCGGGGCATCGTCTCGGTGCTCGAACTGCCCGCCGTCCAGGACCGGCCGCAGCTGTTCTCGACCTTCCTGATGTGGCTCCTGGCCGACCTTTTCCACGACCTCCCGGAGGTCGGCGACGCCGACAAGCCCAAGCTCGTCTTCTTCTTCGACGAGGCCCATCTGCTCTTCAAGGACGCGTCCAAGGCATTCCTGGACGCGATCACGCAGACCGTCCGCCTCATCCGCTCCAAGGGAGTGGGCGTGTTCTTCGTGACGCAGACCCCACGAGACGTGCCCGCGGACGTCCTCGCCCAGCTCGGCAACCGCGTCCAGCACGCGCTGCGTGCCTTCACCCCGGACGACCAGAAGGCCCTCAGGGCCACGGTGCAGACCTTCCCGAACTCGGCGTACGACCTGGAGGAACTGCTCACCGGCCTCGGGACGGGCGAGGCGGTGGTCACCGTCCTGAGCGAGAAGGGCGCCCCGACCCCGGTCGCCGCGACCCGCCTGCGCGCCCCCGAGTCCCTGATGGGCCCCGTCGACGCGGCCGTTCTCGACCAGGCGGTCAGGTCCTCGCAGCTCTACGACCGTTACGCACAGGCTGTGGACAGAGAGTCGGCGTACGAGAAACTGACGGCCGCGCAGACCTCCGGGGGAGCCGGGGGATCCGGCGGAGCCAAGGGCCCGGACGAGATGAGGCCCAAGGAGCCCAGCAGGTCCAGCAGGCCCGA